In Caldisericum sp., one DNA window encodes the following:
- a CDS encoding PQQ-binding-like beta-propeller repeat protein: MYGYNAQHTSQCPYDTSKNNGTLKWKFKTGSQIESSPAIAEDGTIYMGFWDD, encoded by the coding sequence ATGTATGGATACAACGCACAACATACCAGCCAGTGCCCATATGATACATCAAAAAATAACGGCACGCTTAAGTGGAAATTCAAAACAGGAAGCCAAATTGAATCTTCTCCTGCTATCGCAGAAGATGGAACAATATATATGGGATTTTGGGACGATT
- a CDS encoding WG repeat-containing protein yields MNVKKVVILLSLLVMVFTSCGIVSRKLPSLIPYRVGEKWGYCDINKKIVIKPAYDEAGFFSEGLAWVKLNNKYGYINEKGEVIIPPQFDMAYDFHNGLARVAKYINNEEKFGYIDKSGKIVVNLTYDVADDFENGLAKVGIVKPNSQSYINSNNLSYSFINTHGNVVLEDNGLEDFSMISEGLIQVFTPSKAGFIDTNGKVVIPPDYNAVGDFSEGFAWVMVNGKYGFIDTKGNLIVPPTYEEVWDFHNGLARVYTNDKFGFIDTKGNVVIQPKYDYASDFSGGFAAVGRNGQWGYVDAKGNETLLPFYFSNPGDFSEGLAPVYNNGKVCYVNEKFQVVIKTNFVYGRSFSEGLAQIRINNKSGFIDKNGNLVIQANFGDANHFAGDFHGGLATVFINGKWGYIDKAGRVAIQPDYDEARDFSNGLAAVKLNGKWGYIDETGNMVIKATYDNAFGFTEDGFAIVELNGKWGTIDKNGNIVLQPSYDSLGDFHYGLAGFEIAEKFGFVDTKGKVVIPAVYESVSDFHEGLAAVKMNNKWGFIDKKGKIVIQPKYDEVEDFSDGLAAVGLNGKFGYIDKKGNEVIPITYPYDIAHYEVIEEYAHPFSEGLAWIFVNNSWELIDKNGKVINTPYKIGKLYNVCPHDFHEGLAAVPIGENKWGFIDKEGKIVINPVYDKVGDFSNGLAPVYKLIHTGPPAEEYKLLGYIDAKGTQYWEN; encoded by the coding sequence ATGAATGTAAAGAAAGTAGTTATTTTGTTGAGTTTGCTTGTAATGGTTTTCACATCGTGTGGGATTGTCTCAAGGAAACTTCCTTCTCTTATCCCGTATAGAGTGGGCGAAAAATGGGGATACTGCGACATAAACAAGAAGATAGTTATAAAACCTGCCTATGATGAAGCAGGATTTTTTAGCGAAGGGCTTGCCTGGGTAAAACTAAATAACAAATACGGTTATATCAATGAGAAAGGAGAGGTAATCATTCCTCCTCAATTTGACATGGCGTATGATTTTCACAATGGGCTTGCGCGAGTTGCAAAATACATAAATAACGAAGAGAAATTTGGATACATTGATAAGAGCGGGAAAATAGTAGTAAACCTCACTTACGATGTTGCAGATGATTTTGAAAATGGACTTGCAAAAGTTGGCATAGTAAAACCGAATAGCCAATCCTACATAAATTCAAACAATTTATCATACAGTTTTATAAACACTCACGGTAATGTAGTTTTAGAGGACAATGGTCTTGAAGACTTCTCTATGATTAGCGAGGGCTTAATACAGGTTTTCACACCCTCAAAGGCAGGCTTTATTGACACAAATGGAAAGGTAGTTATCCCTCCAGATTATAACGCTGTAGGAGATTTTAGCGAGGGATTTGCATGGGTTATGGTAAACGGTAAGTATGGTTTTATTGATACGAAAGGAAATTTAATAGTCCCACCAACTTACGAAGAAGTATGGGATTTTCATAACGGACTTGCCCGTGTTTACACAAACGACAAATTTGGTTTCATTGATACGAAGGGGAATGTTGTAATTCAACCTAAATACGACTATGCATCTGATTTTAGCGGAGGTTTTGCTGCAGTAGGCCGTAACGGACAGTGGGGCTATGTTGATGCAAAAGGAAACGAGACACTACTTCCTTTTTATTTTTCAAACCCTGGCGATTTTAGTGAGGGACTTGCTCCAGTCTATAACAACGGCAAAGTATGCTATGTAAACGAGAAGTTTCAGGTTGTAATTAAGACTAACTTTGTCTATGGACGGAGTTTTAGTGAAGGACTTGCACAGATTCGTATTAATAACAAAAGTGGATTTATTGATAAAAATGGCAACCTGGTTATACAGGCAAACTTTGGCGATGCAAACCACTTTGCAGGAGATTTCCACGGAGGACTCGCTACGGTCTTTATAAATGGCAAATGGGGATACATCGATAAGGCAGGAAGAGTTGCAATTCAGCCAGATTACGATGAAGCAAGGGACTTTAGTAACGGACTTGCAGCGGTGAAATTAAACGGGAAATGGGGATACATAGATGAAACAGGCAATATGGTAATAAAGGCAACTTACGATAACGCATTCGGGTTTACAGAGGACGGCTTTGCAATTGTTGAATTAAATGGAAAATGGGGCACAATTGATAAGAATGGAAATATTGTGTTGCAACCTTCATATGATTCCCTTGGAGATTTCCACTATGGACTTGCAGGCTTTGAAATTGCTGAGAAATTCGGTTTTGTAGACACAAAAGGTAAAGTTGTAATTCCTGCAGTTTATGAATCAGTAAGTGATTTTCATGAAGGACTTGCCGCAGTCAAAATGAATAACAAATGGGGCTTTATAGATAAAAAAGGGAAAATAGTAATACAGCCAAAGTATGATGAAGTCGAAGACTTTAGTGATGGGTTAGCAGCGGTTGGGCTCAATGGAAAATTCGGATATATAGACAAAAAAGGAAACGAGGTTATTCCCATAACTTATCCCTATGATATAGCACACTACGAAGTTATAGAAGAGTATGCGCATCCTTTTAGCGAAGGGCTTGCGTGGATTTTTGTGAACAACAGCTGGGAACTCATTGATAAAAACGGAAAGGTGATCAATACCCCTTACAAAATCGGTAAACTTTATAACGTTTGTCCTCACGATTTTCACGAAGGACTTGCTGCTGTTCCAATAGGTGAGAATAAATGGGGATTTATTGATAAAGAAGGAAAAATTGTGATTAACCCTGTATACGACAAGGTGGGCGATTTTAGTAACGGACTTGCACCTGTTTACAAACTGATACATACAGGACCGCCAGCCGAAGAATACAAACTTCTTGGCTACATCGATGCAAAAGGGACACAGTACTGGGAGAATTAG